A genome region from Pirellulales bacterium includes the following:
- a CDS encoding metal-dependent hydrolase encodes MYYIDPHIHMVSRVTDDYETLAKMGCVAVSEPAFWAGFDRGSVDGFRDYFRQLTEFERKRAGWYRIQHFTWLCINAKEAENVSLSREVIAMIPEFLDRPGVLGIGEIGLNKNTRNESIIFLEHLDLAARTNEQILIHTPHLEDKYQGTRMILDMLCDDRRLDHSRVLVDHVEEHTIRPVLEAGFWAGMTLYPVSKCTPQRAVDMIEIYGPERLLVNSAGDWGPSKPTAVPDFIMAMRMRGHPESLIRRIVYENPLEFFGQSRGFQFTPPELPEAAEL; translated from the coding sequence ATGTATTATATCGATCCGCATATTCACATGGTCTCGCGCGTCACCGACGACTACGAGACCTTGGCCAAGATGGGGTGCGTGGCCGTTAGCGAGCCCGCGTTCTGGGCCGGCTTCGACCGCGGCAGCGTGGATGGCTTTCGCGATTATTTCCGGCAACTGACCGAGTTCGAGCGCAAGCGGGCCGGTTGGTATCGCATACAGCATTTCACCTGGCTGTGCATCAACGCCAAAGAGGCCGAGAATGTCAGCCTGTCGCGCGAAGTGATCGCCATGATCCCCGAGTTCCTGGACCGGCCGGGCGTGCTGGGCATCGGCGAAATCGGGCTGAACAAGAACACCCGCAACGAGTCGATTATCTTCCTCGAACATTTGGACCTGGCCGCCAGGACCAACGAGCAGATTCTGATTCACACGCCGCACCTGGAAGATAAGTACCAGGGTACGCGGATGATCCTCGACATGCTCTGCGACGATCGCCGGCTGGATCACAGCCGCGTGCTGGTTGATCACGTCGAGGAGCACACGATTCGCCCCGTGCTGGAAGCGGGCTTTTGGGCCGGTATGACGCTCTATCCCGTCAGCAAGTGTACGCCGCAGCGAGCCGTCGACATGATCGAGATCTACGGACCTGAGCGACTGCTGGTTAATTCCGCAGGCGATTGGGGCCCGTCGAAGCCGACGGCCGTACCCGACTTCATTATGGCGATGCGGATGCGCGGCCATCCAGAATCGCTCATCCGACGAATCGTATACGAGAATCCGCTGGAATTCTTCGGCCAAAGCCGCGGATTTCAATTCACCCCTCCTGAACTGCCGGAAGCGGCGGAGTTGTAA
- a CDS encoding AsmA-like C-terminal region-containing protein — protein sequence MIGALATVPYFYRRLDETVRRKVETIFATHYQGLHVTVHSASLTSGGIQVRGVSIVDPQAAGPHAELAYLDELFLSCKTDLATLLQATPQIEEVVSRRPTIRATRRPDGSWSTSRLFPLPKLGDQPPVIVIEGATLELFDPLGETPRAFTVRDGYFNVSPHNGPVPPGGRAPFNVTGYFAAESIRRVELAGNFNPAGGAWEFSGLVDSLEVTPELVRNLPCECPQGLNLLETLRGQVHGKFAVRYDAAAPTPWNYSVTGQLNRGRLDDSRLPHALTELRTDFKADSNGFAIENLTANSGPATIELAMRREGFGESAPLTVVAKAKQLRLDRQLSAILPASWQDLWQQSLPGGEIDLDAKLHFDGIAWTPDVAIACHDVALTYPKFPYRLEHGTGQITLRNNVLSIEEMTAYSGGEQIRLRGEIHQPGEGWTGFFTVDTRNLAVDQKLIVALPEKPRAIVESLHPRGSIGLFVHYWRQAGAPVHNRLSISLNGCDLRYDKFPYPLHNVRGNVEANDQFWTFQDLRGTNDTGLVRCQGDMKPGPDGDVLILHFAGQNVPLEEELRDALRPSARQLWNEINPTGAVDLHVDVEHRTTWTDPSIRVNATPVKDIVAIQPRYFPYRLEKLSGEFDYENGRVALRRLAAEHGPNTRMTAPRGSCEVDASGGWHLRIENLHCGRLTLDRDLVQALPARLKKVLTEMQLSGPMSVRGQFDLGSGGRQGEPLRASWDLGVDLQQVRLAYGVPLENINGQLLLAGEFDGQQLHSRGELNLDSLTCKDFQFTELRGPLWIDDARLLLGGTVAPPPGQQPRTITMRCCGGSVQTDGWVSFGPGSQYNFDTVVVQAQLARAAQEVLAGRQKLSGDLSARANFHGQGSNSALLAGSGHVELRNADIYQLPAMVSLLKILSMRVPDTHAFSKSDIDFKLEGGHVYFDRLNFSGDAISLRGTGEMGLDKNLQLMFYTVVGRDQWRVPLVSEVLGGASQQLMAIYVEGPINHPEVHKQALPAVNEALQEIQNELQNMGAPAAATSAGNPPPNGRSAPLQRR from the coding sequence GTGATCGGCGCGCTGGCCACGGTGCCCTATTTTTATCGTCGGCTGGACGAAACGGTGCGCCGCAAGGTTGAGACGATCTTTGCAACTCATTATCAAGGCCTGCACGTCACTGTGCATTCCGCGTCGCTAACCAGCGGAGGCATTCAGGTACGAGGCGTGTCGATTGTCGATCCCCAGGCAGCAGGTCCGCACGCCGAACTGGCATACCTTGACGAACTGTTTCTGTCGTGCAAAACCGATCTGGCCACGCTGCTGCAGGCGACGCCGCAAATCGAGGAGGTCGTCTCGCGCCGCCCAACAATTCGCGCGACGCGCCGGCCCGATGGGTCATGGAGCACAAGCCGGTTGTTTCCTCTCCCCAAGCTTGGCGATCAGCCGCCTGTCATAGTGATTGAGGGGGCCACGCTGGAACTGTTCGACCCCTTGGGCGAAACGCCGAGGGCCTTTACGGTACGCGACGGTTATTTCAACGTGTCGCCGCACAACGGCCCGGTGCCGCCCGGCGGCCGCGCCCCGTTCAACGTGACGGGTTATTTCGCGGCCGAAAGCATCCGACGGGTCGAGCTGGCGGGCAACTTCAATCCCGCGGGGGGCGCCTGGGAATTTAGCGGACTTGTCGATAGCCTCGAGGTCACGCCCGAACTGGTTCGCAATCTGCCCTGCGAGTGTCCTCAGGGATTAAACTTGCTGGAGACGCTGCGAGGCCAGGTCCACGGCAAGTTCGCCGTGCGGTACGACGCAGCCGCGCCGACCCCTTGGAACTATTCGGTCACCGGCCAGCTCAATCGCGGACGTCTCGACGATTCTCGCCTGCCGCACGCGCTGACCGAGCTTCGCACAGACTTCAAGGCTGACTCGAACGGGTTCGCCATCGAAAATCTGACAGCCAACAGTGGACCCGCCACGATCGAGCTGGCCATGCGCCGCGAGGGTTTTGGCGAAAGCGCGCCGCTGACGGTTGTCGCCAAAGCCAAGCAGCTCAGGCTCGATCGACAGTTGTCGGCGATTTTGCCCGCCTCGTGGCAGGATTTATGGCAGCAGTCTTTGCCCGGCGGTGAAATCGACTTGGATGCGAAGCTTCACTTCGACGGTATCGCCTGGACGCCCGACGTAGCGATAGCGTGCCACGACGTCGCCCTCACGTATCCAAAATTCCCCTATCGCCTCGAGCACGGCACGGGCCAGATCACACTACGGAATAACGTCCTCTCGATCGAGGAAATGACGGCTTACAGTGGCGGCGAGCAAATTCGCCTGCGCGGGGAAATCCACCAACCCGGCGAAGGATGGACGGGCTTCTTTACTGTCGACACCCGAAATCTGGCCGTGGACCAAAAGCTGATCGTCGCGCTTCCGGAAAAGCCCCGCGCGATTGTGGAATCGCTCCACCCACGCGGATCGATCGGTTTGTTCGTGCATTACTGGCGCCAGGCCGGCGCGCCGGTACACAATCGCTTGTCGATCAGCCTCAACGGCTGCGACCTGCGCTACGACAAATTTCCGTATCCCTTGCATAATGTGCGCGGCAACGTCGAGGCGAACGATCAATTCTGGACATTTCAGGACCTGCGAGGGACAAACGATACAGGGCTGGTTCGTTGCCAGGGGGACATGAAGCCCGGCCCGGACGGCGACGTGCTCATTCTGCACTTCGCTGGCCAGAACGTACCGCTCGAGGAAGAGCTGCGCGACGCGTTGCGCCCCTCGGCGCGGCAACTGTGGAATGAAATCAATCCCACGGGCGCGGTCGACTTGCACGTCGATGTCGAGCATCGCACAACTTGGACCGACCCCAGCATTCGCGTCAACGCCACGCCTGTAAAGGACATTGTGGCCATTCAGCCGCGCTATTTTCCTTACCGGTTGGAAAAGCTCAGCGGCGAGTTCGACTACGAAAACGGCCGCGTCGCACTCAGGCGCCTCGCGGCCGAGCACGGTCCCAACACGCGCATGACCGCTCCGCGCGGCAGCTGCGAAGTCGACGCCTCCGGCGGCTGGCACCTGCGTATCGAGAACCTGCATTGCGGCCGGCTCACGTTGGATCGCGATCTTGTGCAGGCGCTGCCAGCGCGTTTGAAAAAAGTCCTCACGGAAATGCAGCTGTCGGGTCCCATGTCGGTAAGGGGACAATTCGACTTGGGAAGCGGTGGCCGTCAAGGGGAACCGCTAAGGGCCTCCTGGGATCTCGGCGTCGATTTGCAACAGGTGCGGCTGGCCTATGGCGTGCCCTTGGAGAACATTAATGGCCAACTGCTATTGGCAGGCGAATTCGACGGACAGCAGCTCCATTCGCGGGGGGAATTGAATCTCGACTCACTCACCTGCAAGGATTTTCAATTCACCGAATTGCGCGGGCCATTGTGGATCGACGACGCCCGCCTGCTATTGGGCGGCACTGTCGCGCCTCCTCCGGGCCAACAGCCGCGAACGATTACGATGCGCTGCTGTGGCGGATCGGTCCAGACAGACGGCTGGGTCTCGTTCGGGCCGGGATCGCAATACAACTTCGACACGGTCGTCGTTCAGGCGCAGTTGGCGCGGGCCGCGCAAGAAGTTCTAGCCGGGCGACAAAAACTTAGCGGCGATTTGTCCGCGCGAGCCAACTTTCACGGTCAAGGCTCCAACTCGGCACTGCTGGCAGGCAGTGGGCACGTCGAACTTCGTAATGCCGATATTTATCAGTTGCCGGCCATGGTTTCGCTGCTGAAGATTCTCAGCATGCGCGTGCCGGATACGCATGCCTTCTCCAAAAGCGATATCGACTTCAAACTCGAAGGAGGCCATGTCTATTTCGACCGTCTCAATTTTAGCGGTGACGCGATCAGCCTCCGCGGTACGGGCGAGATGGGTCTCGACAAGAATTTGCAGCTGATGTTCTATACCGTTGTCGGGCGCGATCAGTGGCGTGTGCCCCTGGTGAGCGAGGTGCTAGGTGGCGCCAGCCAGCAGCTCATGGCTATTTACGTCGAGGGGCCTATCAATCATCCCGAAGTTCACAAACAAGCCCTGCCTGCCGTCAACGAGGCGCTGCAAGAGATACAGAACGAATTGCAAAATATGGGCGCGCCGGCGGCAGCAACGTCGGCGGGCAATCCACCGCCGAATGGTCGTAGCGCGCCACTGCAACGACGTTAA
- a CDS encoding nucleotide pyrophosphatase/phosphodiesterase family protein: MRDQVVLLSIPGLRAQDIGAMPNLARLAASGEQAALAPSFPCVTCPVQAAMTTGSLANEHGVVANGFYWRDKVEIEMWTAWNECILKPQIWDQLHDHDASITSAVWFPLHSKGCGADYICTPAPIHNPDGSESLWCYTKPTELYGELRDTLGHFPLQHFWGPIANIKSSAWIVDSAIHAARAWRPDFFYIYLPHLDYAAQKNGPDSPEAAAAVAALDEVLGRLLTEFRKAYGLPEPLWLVASEYAIVPVDHVTYPNRVLRQAGLLTVDARDDGEHLDLTHSKAWAMVDHQFSHIFVRDRDPATIRQVAELFQGQEGVAEVLLAEGQASYGLNHERAGDVVLVSTPNSWQAYYYWLDDARAPAFARTVDIHRKPGYDPVELFFDKATLQAMAAMAAKAKEGGQESHSKPGQGQGAGPALSGAPSGPPAGKGGMRPAPGIPLDATLVRGSHGAPAREDAQRGVIVSSQPGVLIGRVLADTDVCDLVLRQFGV; this comes from the coding sequence ATGCGCGATCAAGTTGTGCTGCTGTCGATTCCTGGATTACGGGCGCAGGATATCGGTGCCATGCCGAATCTCGCGCGCTTGGCGGCGTCCGGAGAGCAGGCAGCGCTTGCGCCAAGTTTTCCTTGCGTGACATGTCCGGTGCAGGCGGCCATGACCACGGGATCGCTGGCCAACGAGCATGGCGTGGTCGCCAACGGTTTCTATTGGCGCGACAAAGTAGAAATCGAGATGTGGACGGCCTGGAACGAGTGCATTTTGAAGCCGCAGATCTGGGACCAACTGCACGACCATGACGCCAGCATCACCTCGGCTGTTTGGTTTCCGCTGCACAGCAAGGGGTGCGGCGCCGACTACATTTGCACGCCAGCGCCCATCCACAACCCTGACGGCAGCGAGTCGCTGTGGTGCTACACCAAGCCCACTGAGCTGTATGGCGAGCTGCGCGACACACTAGGACATTTTCCGTTGCAACATTTTTGGGGGCCGATAGCCAATATCAAGTCGAGCGCCTGGATCGTTGATTCGGCCATCCACGCCGCCCGCGCCTGGCGCCCCGACTTTTTCTACATTTACTTGCCGCATTTGGACTACGCGGCGCAAAAGAACGGGCCCGATAGCCCTGAGGCCGCGGCCGCAGTCGCGGCGCTCGACGAAGTCTTGGGCCGGTTGTTGACGGAATTTCGCAAAGCTTATGGCCTGCCAGAGCCGCTGTGGCTGGTGGCCAGCGAATACGCCATTGTGCCGGTCGATCACGTGACATATCCCAATCGCGTGCTACGACAGGCGGGCTTGCTAACAGTTGATGCGCGCGACGACGGCGAGCATCTCGATCTGACCCACAGCAAAGCTTGGGCAATGGTCGATCATCAGTTTTCGCACATCTTTGTGCGCGACCGCGATCCGGCGACGATTCGGCAGGTGGCCGAACTTTTCCAGGGTCAGGAGGGTGTCGCCGAGGTGTTGCTCGCCGAAGGCCAGGCCAGCTACGGATTGAATCACGAGCGTGCCGGAGATGTCGTGTTGGTCTCGACGCCGAATAGTTGGCAGGCCTATTACTATTGGCTCGATGATGCCCGAGCGCCTGCGTTTGCGCGCACCGTGGATATTCATCGCAAGCCGGGCTATGACCCGGTGGAGTTGTTCTTCGACAAGGCCACATTGCAAGCCATGGCGGCGATGGCTGCCAAGGCCAAAGAAGGCGGCCAGGAATCCCACTCTAAACCGGGCCAAGGTCAGGGGGCGGGGCCAGCGCTGAGCGGCGCTCCGTCAGGCCCGCCGGCCGGAAAAGGGGGCATGCGCCCGGCGCCCGGCATCCCGCTCGATGCCACGCTGGTGCGCGGTTCGCACGGGGCGCCAGCGCGCGAGGATGCGCAACGCGGCGTGATCGTCTCTTCGCAGCCCGGAGTACTAATCGGGCGCGTGCTGGCCGACACCGATGTGTGTGACCTGGTGCTGCGGCAGTTTGGAGTGTGA